GACGAATTGGCTCATCCGGATGCTGCCGCACACCGCGGGCACGCCTCGGAGCTGTCTCCGTCGCCACCTGCCCGCGTCACCACGCAGACACGAGCGTTCCGCATTCTCGTGCGCAATGAACTGTTCCGCCGAGTGCAGCTCGCCGCGCGCGAAGACTACGATTCCCTCGCGGCGCTCGACGCCGAGAGCGGGTTCACCGCAGACGACTGGCAATCGAGTCTCGACGCGTATTTCGAGGAGCACGACGAGATTCTCGTCGGCGCCGACGCACGTGGTCCTCAGATGCTGCTGATCGACGAAGGCAGGCAGACCTGGTCGGTTCGGCAGATCATCGACGACCCGGCTGGAAACCACGACTGGGGAATCTCTGCGACCGTCGACCTTGCGGCATCAGACCAGGCCGGGCACGCCCAGGTTACCGTCACCGGCGTGAACAGGCTGTGACATCAAGTGGCGCGAACACGAGGCCCCAGGGTATTCTCGACGCATGACGTCCGCTTCCCGTTCGCTCGGCCTCTTCTCGGCAGTGCGCGGGCTGCGTCGACGTCGGCGCGCCGTGCGAATCTCGGCGACGCCTGTCGTGCACCTGTGATCTGGTCACGAGTGGGCGCCGCCGACACCAGCGCAGACCGCCCACTCAATAAGGTAGAAGCATGACATTCACCGTTGCCGTCGCAGGCGCTTCCGGGTACGCCGGAGGAGAACTGCTGCGGTTGCTCGCGGAGCACCCGGAGTTTGAGATCACGACAGTCACGGCACACTCGAATTCCGGAGCGCCTCTCGTCGCGCTGCAGCCTCATTTGCGTTCGCTGCGCCACCTCACGCTCGTCGACACGACGCCCGAGCGTCTTTCCGGGCACGACATCGTCTTCGTCGCCCTTCCTCATGGAAAGTCCGGAGAGCTCACCGCGCACCTTGACGAAGAAACCCTCGTTGTCGACTGCGGGGCAGATCATCGTCTCGAGTCAGGCACCGACTGGAGTGCCTTTTACGGCGGCGAGCATTTCGGAGCGTGGGCCTACGGCGTGCCAGAGCTCATCGTCGGAGACGGCCGTCAGCGTGACGTGCTCGCGGGCGCTCGCCGCATCGCAGCCCCTGGCTGCAACGCGAGCACCGTCGAACTCTCACTCGCTCCCGGCGTGGCTTCGGGAGTCATCGAATCGACCGACATCGTCTCTGTGCTCGCGGTCGGACCGTCCGGGGCAGGGAAGAGCTTGAAGCCGCATCTTCTCGCGGCTGAGGTTCTCGGCACCGCGAACCCGTATGCGGTCGGAGGAACCCACCGTCACATCCCGGAGATTGCACAAGGGCTCCGCTGGGCGGGTGCCACTGACGTGAGCATCTCGTTCACTCCCGTGATCGTCCCGATGTCGCGCGGAATCCTCGCAACGTCGACAGCGCGCATCGCGCCGGGCGCGTCCGCAGCGCAGATCCGCGAGGCGTGGGAGACCGCGTACGCCGATGAGCCGTTTGTCCAGGTGCTCCCCGACGGGCAGGTGCCCCGCACGGCCGACGTGCTGGGAGCCAACACCGCGCTGATGGGCATCGCCGTCGACGAGGCCTCGGGACGCGTCGTCGTCGTGACCGCCGTCGACAACCTCGCGAAGGGAACGGCCGGAGCAGCGATCCAGTCGGCGAACATCGCACTCGGACTGCCCGAGCAGACGGGCCTTACTGTGAACGGAGTAGCGCCGTGAGCGTGACAGCACCTCAGGGATTCACCGCAGCCGGTGTGCCGGCGGGGCTCAAAGGCACGGGCGATCGTGACATCGCGCTCGTCGTCAACACCGGCCCGCGTCAGGCTGGAGCAGCCGTCTTCACAAGCAACCGCGCGGTGGCAAACCCGATCATCTGGTCGCGACAGGCAATTCTCGACGGCGTCGTCTCTGCGGTCGTGCTCAACTCCGGGGGAGCGAATTGCTTCACGGGCGAGCAGGGCTTCCAAGCCACCCACGCGACCGCCGAGGCTGTCGGCACCGCGGTCGGCGTCTCAACTGGCGACGTGCTTGTCTGCTCCACAGGGTTGATCGGCGATCAGTTGGACGTCGCGAAGATCGAGGCAGGGGTGACGGATGCTGCCAGCCAGCTGTCCGCCGACGGCGGGCTGGCCGCCGCAGAAGCGATCATGACGACGGATACCCACGCCAAAACCGTCGTTCGCGAGACGGACGGCTATACGATCGGCGGAATGGCGAAGGGCGCGGGAATGCTCGCCCCGGGGCTCGCGACAATGCTCGTGGTGATCACGACCGATGCTGATCTCGATGCTCGTGCTCTCGACAGAGCGCTGCGTGCGGCGACGCGACTGACCTTCGACAGGCTCGATTCCGACGGCTGCATGTCGACGAATGACCAAGTGACGTTGCTCGCGTCCGGCGCATCCGGAATCGTCCCCGATGAATCGGCCTTCACCGAGATGCTCACCGACGTGTGCCGCGACTTGGCCGGTCAACTCCAACGCGACGCCGAGGGAGCCAGCCACGATATCGCCATCACCGTGACCGAAGCGGCGAGCGAAGACGACGCTCTCGAAGTCGGACGATCTGTTGCGCGCAACAACCTCTTCAAGGCGGCGATCTTCGGCAACGATCCCAACTGGGGCCGCGTTCTGGCCGCGATCGGCACGACGTCGGCCGAATTCGATCCCTATCGGGTCGATGTCTCGATGAATGGAGTCCGGGTATGCCACGCGGGCGGTCCGGACGAGCCGCGGGAGCGCGTTGACCTCAGCGGGCGCGAGTGCTCGGTGCTGATTGAGCTCCACGCCGGAACTGCATCCGCGACGATCCTGACCAACGATCTCACGCACGACTACGTTCACGAGAACAGCGCCTACTCGAGCTGACGATGACGACACACGCAACTCAACTCTCCCGTGAGGTGGCTCAAGCCAGAGCCGCGACGCTCATCGATACGCTGCCATGGCTCACTCGCTATCGCGGCGCCGTCGTCGTGATCAAATTCGGGGGCAACGCGATGGTCTCCGACGAGCTCAAAACCGCCTTTGCCGAAGATATCGTCTACCTGCATCACGTCGGGTTGCATCCGGTCGTCGTTCACGGCGGCGGTCCGCAGATCTCGCGCGCACTGACTGATGCCGGCATTCACAGTGAGTTCCGCGGCGGATACCGCGTGACCACGCCCGAAGCGATGGACGTGGTTCGCCACGTGCTGCGCGACGAGGTCAATCGTGAGATCGTGCAGCTCCTCAACGCGCATGGCGATCTGGCGATCGGGCTTTCGGGAGAAGACGCTGGCCTGTTCACCGGCGCAAAGCGCGGGGCGGTTGTCGATGGAGCCGAGATTGACCTCGGCCGTGTGGGCGACATCATCGATGTCGATCCGGCTGTCGTGCGCAGCGCGATCGAAGCCGGACGCATCCCCGTCGTCTCATCGATAGCGCCTGAGCACGGCGATGTGTCGCGCCCCCTGAACGTCAATGCGGATGCTGCCGCCGGCGCACTCGCGGCGGGAATGACGGCGTCGAAGCTCATCGTTCTGACCGACGTGGCCGGGCTCTACAGCGATTGGCCCGACACGAGCTCCCTCGTGACGAGCATCACGGCAGACGAGCTTCGCGCGCTCATGCCGAAGCTTGAGGCCGGAATGATTCCAAAGATGTCGGCGTGCCTGACCGCGATCGACGGAGGAGTTGAGGCCGCGTCGATCATCGACGGACGCGTGCACCATTCGATTCTTCTCGAGCTCTTCACGGGCCCGGGCGTCGGAACCGAAGTTGTAAAGGAGAGCAGATGACCACGTGGCGTGAACGCGTCGAACGCGACATGATGCACACTTTCGGACCGAGCCAGGCGCTGCTCGTGCGCGGTGAGGGGTGCTACGTCGAAGACGTCGACGGCACGCGCTACCTCGATTTCCTCGGCGGCATCGCGGTCAACGTGCTCGGGCACGCGCACCCCGTTGTCGTCGAAGCCGTGTCACAGCAGGCCCAAGCCCTCATTCATGTGTCGAATTACTTCTCGACACCGCCACAGCTTGAGCTCGCAGCGCGCTTGAAGCGCCTCTCTGGCGCAGGCGAGTCAGGACGCGTCTTCTTCGCAAACTCCGGTACCGAGGCGAACGAGGGGGCGTTCAAGCTCGCTCGCCTCAACGCGGGCGCGGACGGAAAGCGCACACGCATTCTGTCCATGACCAACTCGTTCCACGGCCGCAGCATGGGTGCGCTCGCTCTCACAGGCAAGCCGTCGATGCACACAGATTTCGAGCCGCTGCCGGGCGGCGTCGAGTACATCGATACGACCATTGCCGCGCTTGAGCAGGCCATGGACGATCGAGTCGCCGCAATCATCGTCGAGCCGATCAAGGGCGAGGCCGGGGTGCTCGAGGTTCCCGAGGGGTTCCTCGAGCGCGCGCGCGAACTCACTCGCGACGTCGGCGCGCTCCTGATGATCGACGAAATCCAGACCGGTGTGGGGCGCACCGGTCAGTGGTTCGGATTCCAGGCGCACGGCATCACACCTGACGTGGTGACCGTGGCGAAGGGAATCGCCGGCGGTGTTCCGATGGGCGCGATCATCACGTTTGGCGAAGCCAGTGAACTTTTCCACCCCGGACAGCACGGGACCACGTTCGGTGGAAACCCGCTCGCGACCGCGACGGCGAACGCTGTTCTCGGCGAGATCGAGTCCGCGGGGCTTCTCGAGAATGCGGCCCGACGCGGCGAGCAGCTCCGCTCAGAGATCACGGCGATCGGCTCCCCGCTCGTCGGGGGCGTGCGCGGGCGCGGGCTGCTGCTCGGCATCGAGCTCACCCAGCCGGTTGCGTCCGAGCTTCATGCTGCCGCGCTCTCGGCCGGCCTCATCGTCAACGCGCCGAACCCCGAAACCATCCGGCTCGCACCGCCTCTCATCATCGGCGACGCCGAGATCGCCGATTTTGTAGAGCGCTTCCGGTCAGCGCTCTCCGCCCTTGACTGATCGCAACCTTCGAAAGAGCACAATGACCCGACACTTCCTTCGCGACGATGACATCACGCCCGCCGAGCAGGCGGAGATTCTCGACCTCGCTCTCGAACTCAAGAGCGACCGCTGGGCGCGCAAACCCCTCGAAGGGCCGCAGACCGTGGCCGTCATCTTCGACAAGTCGTCGACGCGAACGCGAGTGTCGTTCGCCGTCGGCATCGCCGATCTCGGCGGTGCCCCGCTCATCATCTCGACGGCGAACAGCCAGTTGGGCGGTAAAGAGACTCCCGCCGATACCGCTCGTGTTCTCGAGCGAATGGTCTCGGCGATCGTCTGGCGCACCTACGGTCAGTCCGGGCTCGAAGAGATGTCCCGCGACACCACAGTGCCGGTCATCAATGCGCTGTCTGATGACTTCCACCCGTGCCAGCTGCTCGCCGATCTCTTGACGATCCGTGAGCACAAGGGTGAGCTCTCCGGGCTCACCTTGACGTTCATCGGCGACGGAGCGTGCAATATGGCCCAGTCGTACCTTTTGGCCGGTGCCACGGCGGGAATGCACGTGCGCATTGCGTCTCCAAGAGGGTACGCGCCCAATGAGGCTGTTGTGGCAGACGCGCGGTCACGAGCCGAGCAGACGAACGGGTCTGTGAGCGTGCTGACGGACGCATCAGAGGCAGCGGCCGGAGCAGACGTCATCGTCACCGATACCTGGGTGTCCATGGGCAAAGAAGAAGAGAAGGCCGCACGCCTCGAGTCATTGTCGGCATATCGGGTGGACGCGCAGCTCATGGGAAAGGCCAAGTCGGATGCTGTGTTCATGCACTGTCTTCCCGCCGACCGGGGTTTCGAGGTGTCCGGCGACGTTATCGATGGTCCGCAGAGCATCATCTGGGACGAGGCAGAGAACAGACTGCACGCGCAGAAGGCCCTGATGGTCTGGCTGCTTGAGCGTGCGTGACGGGAGGGGCGACATGTCAACGAACCGTGCAGGAGAGGCGGGGGCTCTGTGGGGCGGCCGATTCGCGGGCGGCCCATCACCCGAATTAGCAGCGCTGAGTAAGTCAACCCACTTCGACTGGAAGCTGGCGCAGTACGACATCCTTGGCTCGAAAGCGCATGCTCACGCTCTCGCGGCCGCCGGGTACCTCAGCGACGACGAGCTCTCAGCCATGCTCGACGCTCTGACTCAGCTCGGCGAGCAGGTCGCCGACGGAACGTTCACCGCCGCCGAGTCCGATGAAGACGTGCACAGTGCGCTTGAGCGTGGGCTGATCCTCGTTGCGGGCAAGGAGCTCGGCGGTAAGCTGCGCGCGGGCCGGAGTCGTAACGACCAGATTGCCACGCTCGTGCGGCTGTATCTGCGAGACCATGCACACGCGATCGCAAACGAGCTCGTGCAGCTCATCGACGCCATCGTGTCGCAGGCCGAAACCCACCCCGACGCCGCGCTGCCCGGACGAACTCATCTGCAGCACGCACAGCCCGTCTTGTTGGCGCACCATCTCATGGCTCACGCGTGGCCTCTTGTGCGCGACCTCGAGAGGCTTCGCGACTGGTTCGAACGTGCATCCGTTTCTCCGTACGGCGCCGGCGCCCTCGCCGGAAGCACGTTGGGACTCGACGCGTGGCTGG
This DNA window, taken from Paramicrobacterium agarici, encodes the following:
- the argF gene encoding ornithine carbamoyltransferase, yielding MTRHFLRDDDITPAEQAEILDLALELKSDRWARKPLEGPQTVAVIFDKSSTRTRVSFAVGIADLGGAPLIISTANSQLGGKETPADTARVLERMVSAIVWRTYGQSGLEEMSRDTTVPVINALSDDFHPCQLLADLLTIREHKGELSGLTLTFIGDGACNMAQSYLLAGATAGMHVRIASPRGYAPNEAVVADARSRAEQTNGSVSVLTDASEAAAGADVIVTDTWVSMGKEEEKAARLESLSAYRVDAQLMGKAKSDAVFMHCLPADRGFEVSGDVIDGPQSIIWDEAENRLHAQKALMVWLLERA
- the argB gene encoding acetylglutamate kinase translates to MTTHATQLSREVAQARAATLIDTLPWLTRYRGAVVVIKFGGNAMVSDELKTAFAEDIVYLHHVGLHPVVVHGGGPQISRALTDAGIHSEFRGGYRVTTPEAMDVVRHVLRDEVNREIVQLLNAHGDLAIGLSGEDAGLFTGAKRGAVVDGAEIDLGRVGDIIDVDPAVVRSAIEAGRIPVVSSIAPEHGDVSRPLNVNADAAAGALAAGMTASKLIVLTDVAGLYSDWPDTSSLVTSITADELRALMPKLEAGMIPKMSACLTAIDGGVEAASIIDGRVHHSILLELFTGPGVGTEVVKESR
- the argC gene encoding N-acetyl-gamma-glutamyl-phosphate reductase, whose translation is MTFTVAVAGASGYAGGELLRLLAEHPEFEITTVTAHSNSGAPLVALQPHLRSLRHLTLVDTTPERLSGHDIVFVALPHGKSGELTAHLDEETLVVDCGADHRLESGTDWSAFYGGEHFGAWAYGVPELIVGDGRQRDVLAGARRIAAPGCNASTVELSLAPGVASGVIESTDIVSVLAVGPSGAGKSLKPHLLAAEVLGTANPYAVGGTHRHIPEIAQGLRWAGATDVSISFTPVIVPMSRGILATSTARIAPGASAAQIREAWETAYADEPFVQVLPDGQVPRTADVLGANTALMGIAVDEASGRVVVVTAVDNLAKGTAGAAIQSANIALGLPEQTGLTVNGVAP
- the argJ gene encoding bifunctional glutamate N-acetyltransferase/amino-acid acetyltransferase ArgJ, giving the protein MSVTAPQGFTAAGVPAGLKGTGDRDIALVVNTGPRQAGAAVFTSNRAVANPIIWSRQAILDGVVSAVVLNSGGANCFTGEQGFQATHATAEAVGTAVGVSTGDVLVCSTGLIGDQLDVAKIEAGVTDAASQLSADGGLAAAEAIMTTDTHAKTVVRETDGYTIGGMAKGAGMLAPGLATMLVVITTDADLDARALDRALRAATRLTFDRLDSDGCMSTNDQVTLLASGASGIVPDESAFTEMLTDVCRDLAGQLQRDAEGASHDIAITVTEAASEDDALEVGRSVARNNLFKAAIFGNDPNWGRVLAAIGTTSAEFDPYRVDVSMNGVRVCHAGGPDEPRERVDLSGRECSVLIELHAGTASATILTNDLTHDYVHENSAYSS
- a CDS encoding acetylornithine transaminase, yielding MTTWRERVERDMMHTFGPSQALLVRGEGCYVEDVDGTRYLDFLGGIAVNVLGHAHPVVVEAVSQQAQALIHVSNYFSTPPQLELAARLKRLSGAGESGRVFFANSGTEANEGAFKLARLNAGADGKRTRILSMTNSFHGRSMGALALTGKPSMHTDFEPLPGGVEYIDTTIAALEQAMDDRVAAIIVEPIKGEAGVLEVPEGFLERARELTRDVGALLMIDEIQTGVGRTGQWFGFQAHGITPDVVTVAKGIAGGVPMGAIITFGEASELFHPGQHGTTFGGNPLATATANAVLGEIESAGLLENAARRGEQLRSEITAIGSPLVGGVRGRGLLLGIELTQPVASELHAAALSAGLIVNAPNPETIRLAPPLIIGDAEIADFVERFRSALSALD